A segment of the Burkholderiales bacterium genome:
CATCCACAACTCTCGACAGGAGATCCATGTGAGCTCATATCAGATCGCCGTAATCGTCGGCAGCCTTCGCCGCGATTCGCTCAACCGCAAGCTGGCTAACGCCGTTGCGAAGCTGACGCCGTCCGATTTCACGTTCAAGCAGGTGCAGATCGATGACCTGCCGCTCTACAACCAGGATGACGACGCAAACCCGGCGGAGCCAGTCAAACGGCTGAAGCGCGAGATCAAGGCTGCCCAGGGCCTGATGTTCGTCACGGCGGAATACAACCGCTCGATCCCCGGTGTGCTCAAGAACGCGATCGACCACGCGTCGCGCCCTTATGGCCAAAGCGCCTGGGCCGGCAAACCCGCAGGTGTGTTGGGCGCTTCGGTCGGCGCCATCGGCACGGGGGTGGCGCAACAGCACCTGCGCGGCATTCTCGCCTACCTCGACGTGCCGACGCTTGGCCAGCCAGAAGTGTTCATCCACGTCAGGGAAGGATTTTTCGACGAGGCCGGCAATCTGGGCTCCGCCGACAGCAGGAAATTTCTGCAGAGCTGGATGGACAAGTATGTCGCCTGGGTGAAGACGCACACGGCCTGACGTTCGAGGCTAGCCCCGATAAACGTCGTCCTGTCTCTCTATGAAGGTAGCGCTCCGCAAGAGTGGAAATGCGTGCGGCATGTTGGCTCCCGTCTTATGGGCATCGGCCATTATTTTCTGTGGCAGTCTAAGACCGGAATACAGTCACTTTACCCACTACATCAGCGAGCTTGGCGAGCGCGGCGGCTCTACGGAATTCATTATGCGGTACGCTGCATTTGTGCCTACCGGGCTCATGCATATGGCATTTGCGGCGTTCTTGTATGTTGCATTCAAAGGTAGCCCGCTTGCCGCATTGGCGGCGATGCTGGTTGCCATAAATGGGATAGCGCGCATTGGCGCTGGCATGTTTCCGTGCGAGACCGGGTGCGCCCTGCCTAGACTTTTGCTCAGTCAGAAGTTGCACAGCTTATCGGCCGCCGTAGGGTTTTTCGCGCTTATTGGCGCCGCGATCCTTAGGGGTATCTTGTTCAGACGATATCAAAGCCTCCGGGGCCTCAGTGCGTACTCTATCGTTTCTGGATGCTTGGGTTTGATACTTCTGGCGCTTATGTCGCGGAGCGCCGAACTGCGGGCGGGTACAGGCCTCTTTGAGCGCCTGTCCACGGGCGTATTGTCA
Coding sequences within it:
- a CDS encoding NAD(P)H-dependent oxidoreductase gives rise to the protein MSSYQIAVIVGSLRRDSLNRKLANAVAKLTPSDFTFKQVQIDDLPLYNQDDDANPAEPVKRLKREIKAAQGLMFVTAEYNRSIPGVLKNAIDHASRPYGQSAWAGKPAGVLGASVGAIGTGVAQQHLRGILAYLDVPTLGQPEVFIHVREGFFDEAGNLGSADSRKFLQSWMDKYVAWVKTHTA
- a CDS encoding DUF998 domain-containing protein, whose translation is MLAPVLWASAIIFCGSLRPEYSHFTHYISELGERGGSTEFIMRYAAFVPTGLMHMAFAAFLYVAFKGSPLAALAAMLVAINGIARIGAGMFPCETGCALPRLLLSQKLHSLSAAVGFFALIGAAILRGILFRRYQSLRGLSAYSIVSGCLGLILLALMSRSAELRAGTGLFERLSTGVLSLWIFVFAARLWWLKAYRVHLPSSRGSGKPS